In Quercus robur chromosome 11, dhQueRobu3.1, whole genome shotgun sequence, the following proteins share a genomic window:
- the LOC126707553 gene encoding B3 domain-containing protein At2g24670-like translates to MDKPITICEFSTWGAQRRRSKPSLVYSQRWKDKAKGSPNKYHHHHKFEGLSVLAHAVSLITSPNQSDSVLSKEKPPKPKRQRIKPRPRVTQQAGPHPPPCLPTQFQDKINGLNGQDLKLVIQKRLSKTDIRPYFARLSIPNGQVRIDFLSKEDHTILEQREANRINYKGMEVPLIEPSLAESTIVLKKWKLGSSTSYMLSSGWQKVAVDNGLETDNIIQLWSFKVNQIVHLALVKL, encoded by the exons ATGGACAAGCCTATTACCATCTGTGAGTTTTCCACTTGGGGTGCTCAAAGACGAAGATCAAAGCCTTCCCtt GTTTACAGCCAACGATGGAAAGATAAAGCTAAGGGGTCTCCCAacaaatatcatcatcatcacaagTTTGAGGGTTTGTCTGTGCTTGCTCATGCCGTTTCACTCATTACCAGTCCAAATCAATCTGACTCTGTGCTATCTAAAGAAAAGCCACCCAAACCCAAGAGGCAGCGGATCAAACCCAGACCCAGAGTCACTCAGCAAGCTGGTCCTCACCCACCACCTTGCTTGCCCACCCAATTCCAGGACAAAATCAATGGGCTTAACGGCCAAGATTTGAAGCTTGTTATCCAGAAACGATTGTCCAAAACCGATATTAGGCCATACTTTGCTCGCCTTTCCATACCAAATGGTCAGGTGAGGATTGACTTTCTCAGTAAAGAGGACCATACCATTCTGGAGCAAAGGGAAGCAAATAGAATCAATTACAAAGGAATGGAAGTCCCCTTGATAGAGCCCAGCCTTGCAGAATCAACAATCgttttgaagaagtggaagtTGGGTAGCAGCACGTCCTACATGCTCAGCTCTGGGTGGCAAAAGGTTGCAGTTGACAATGGACTTGAAACTGACAACATCATACAGCTATGGTCCTTCAAAGTCAACCAAATTGTCCACTTGGCCCTTGTTAAGCTTTAG
- the LOC126707551 gene encoding TMV resistance protein N-like isoform X3 encodes METDSSSFPSSYSTTAWRKKYDVFLSFRGEDTRNNFMGHLYEALIQKGIVTFKDDEKLERGKPISPELSKAIEESEFAIVILSENYASSTWCLDELAKIIHYKNEMGITVLPVFHYVDPSDVRKQWGTFAQAFAKHEEKENKERVEKWRDALRQVANLRGWHLEDTWPEIEDIKDIVEWISLNLKYDAFPYIAKNLVGIYPRVMKLKSCLALGSYDVRFIGIWAMGGMGKTTLARVVYNMISKKFEDCVFIEDVREKIEKYGVVPLQEKIIKVLKEKDTKIQEKYDGVCKIYNRLCKKKILLVLDDVDKLKHLEMLAGERDWFGSGSRIIITTRDKHVLEAHGVDEIYEVKGLCHEDSLQLFSLKAFREKHVPNDYLKLSNHFLSYAADLPLALEVLGSFLIGRSLDEWNSVLKRLKQYPEEDIFQVLKISFDGLQKSQKEIFLHIACFFNHHKKDYVVEKLNILGLYPGIGLKELIDKSLLKIINEDIVWMHDLLEEMGRSIVSQEYPDDPGKRSRLWCYEDIDKVLRKNKGTEAIQAMVIWDTYDKAQMAHWKPEAFSNMYNLKFLRMNDVAYVPTHLPDDLRILDWISYSSKSLPSSFQSDELVQLCLQKSKIEQLWIGIKKFEKLKFIDLTASSYLIITPDFTEVPNLEKLVLERCINLHKFHPSISILKKLIHLNLKGCERLNPPSCTFESECLVALELSNCSNLKKSPIFVGNMEFLQKPFLDRTAVVELIRNFPQNLRIVNGLENLDLSYTAIEELPSSIVHLRELTSLTLRYCINLVHLSSTICSLKLLNSLDLFGCLKLDNLPEEIGNMQLLELLNLSWTAIKEVPSSIVRLKNLKQLHIRGWKLSEFYARPASPEWNDPLQTALFSLPTSPAPWNILLPSFLYYSLPTRPVPLGLLLPSLSGLQSLTYLHLSDCDLLSIPNDFGCLSSLAHLNLSGNNFVSLPKSISQLSKLQTLLLEGCRRLQSLESVPPTIDSVIANNCTSLERFLELQFHLLTSNHSHLNFQCLNCFKLVDNIQSISNMIQGQSVKLPCILDIIIPGGEIPKGFSPVGWCDNIQVPNCEYQYLMGITLCIVFVLNPWRPFSRDFQLTCLFEVNGFAMRYPVRSFFKLNYAMAESPHLWLLYLPPQCGEFSIKIISDNIKVMKKGFNLVYKQHAL; translated from the exons ATGGAAACAGACTCATCATCTTTCCCAAGTTCTTATTCTACTACTGCTTGGAGGAAGAAGTATGATGTCTTCCTCAGTTTCAGAGGTGAGGACACCCGCAACAATTTTATGGGTCATCTCTACGAAGCATTGATACAGAAAGGCATTGTCACCTTTAAAGACGATGAAAAACTCGAGAGAGGAAAACCCATTTCGCCAGAGCTGTCGAAAGCGATAGAAGAATCAGAATTTGCTATAGTTATTCTCTCAGAAAACTATGCTTCTTCAACTTGGTGCTTAGATGAACTTGCAAAGATCATTCACTACAAAAACGAGATGGGAATAACAGTTTTGCCTGTCTTTCACTATGTAGACCCATCTGATGTACGGAAACAATGGGGAACTTTTGCTCAGGCATTTGCTAAacatgaagaaaaagagaacaaagaaagggtggaaaagtggagagatgCTTTGAGACAAGTAGCCAACCTTCGCGGATGGCATTTAGAGGATACATG GCCTGAGATAGAAGACATCAAAGACATAGTGGAATGGATATCACTTAATTTGAAATATGATGCGTTCCCATATATTGCCAAGAACCTAGTAGGAATATACCCTCGAGTGATGAAATTGAAGTCATGTTTAGCTCTAGGATCATATGATGTTCGCTTTATAGGAATTTGGGCAATGGGGGGAATGGGCAAGACAACTCTTGCTAGAGTTGTTTATAATAtgatttctaaaaaatttgaagattgtGTTTTTATTGAGGATGTCAGGgaaaagattgaaaaatatGGTGTTGTTCCACTGCAAGagaaaattattaaagtttTGAAGGAAAAGGATACGAAAATACAAGAGAAGTATGATGGAGTTTGCAAGATCTACAATAGGTTATGTAAGAAAAagattcttcttgttcttgatgaCGTCGATAAACTGAAACATTTAGAAATGTTAGCTGGGGAGCGTGATTGGTTTGGTTCTGGCAGTAGAATTATCATAACAACAAGAGATAAGCATGTGCTGGAGGCACATGGAGTAGATGAAATATATGAAGTTAAAGGATTATGTCATGAAGATTCTCTTCAACTATTTTCCTTAAAAGCCTTTAGAGAAAAGCATGTCCCAAATGATTATTTAAAGCTATCTAACCATTTTTTGAGTTATGCTGCTGACCTTCCTTTAGCTCTTGAGGTTTTGGGTTCCTTTTTGATTGGAAGAAGTCTTGACGAATGGAATAGTGTGCTAAAGAGACTTAAACAATATCCTGAGGAAGATATTTTCCAAGTacttaaaataagttttgatgggCTGCAGAAATCACAGAAGGAAATATTCTTGCATATTGCGTGCTTTTTTAATCATCATAAAAAAGATTATGTAGTAGAAAAACTAAACATTCTTGGCCTTTACCCTGGTATAGGATTGAAGGAACTCATTGATAAATCTCtcttgaaaattattaatgagGATATAGTGTGGATGCATGATTTACTTGAAGAAATGGGTAGGAGCATAGTTTCTCAAGAGTACCCTGATGATCCTGGGAAGCGTAGTAGATTGTGGTGTTATGAGGACATTGACAAAGTGTTAAGAAAAAATAAG GGAACAGAAGCTATTCAAGCCATGGTTATTTGGGATACTTATGACAAAGCACAAATGGCACATTGGAAACCTGAGGCCTTTTCCAATATGTACAATCTTAAATTTCTTAGAATGAATGACGTTGCCTATGTCCCCACACATCTTCCTGATGATTTAAGAATTCTTGATTGGATTTCGTATTCTTCAAAATCTTTGCCATCAAGTTTCCAGTCAGATGAGCTTGTTCAACTTTGTTTGCAAAAGAGCAAAATTGAACAACTTTGGATAGGAATAAAG AAATTTGAGAAGTTGAAGTTCATTGACTTGACTGCCTCCTCATACCTGATTATAACTCCAGACTTCACTGAAGTGCCAAATCTTGAGAAATTAGTTCTCGAAAGgtgtataaatttacacaagTTTCACCCATCCATAAGTATTCTTAAGAAACTTATTCATCTTAATTTAAAAGGTTGCGAAAGACTAAATCCTCCTTCATGCACGTTTGAAAGTGAGTGTCTTGTGGCTCTTGAACTTTCTAATTGCTCAAACCTCAAGAAATCTCCAATATTTGTGGGAAACATGGAATTCTTACAGAAACCTTTTTTGGATCGCACTGCTGTTGTGGAACTAATTAGAAACTTTCCACAGAACCTAAGGATAGTCAATGGCCTAGAGAATCTTGATTTGAGTTATACAGCTATAGAGGAGCTGCCTTCATCAATTGTACATTTGAGAGAACTTACTTCATTGACTCTAAGATATTGCATAAATCTTGTGCACCTTTCTAGCACCATTTGTAGTTTGAAGTTGCTTAATTCTCTTGATCTTTTTGGATGCTTAAAATTAGACAACTTGCCAGAAGAAATAGGAAATATGCAACTTTTGGAGCTGCTTAATTTGAGTTGGACAGCCATAAAAGAGGTTCCTTCTTCCATTGTTCGCCTTAAAAATCTCAAACAGCTGCATATTCGTGGATGGAAGTTATCTGAATTTTATGCTCGGCCAGCAAGTCCTGAGTGGAATGACCCTTTACAAACTGCATTATTTTCCCTGCCAACAAGTCCTGCTCCATGGAACATATTATTGccttcatttttatattattccCTGCCAACAAGACCTGTTCCGCTGGGCTTGTTATTGCCTTCCTTATCAGGTCTGCAGTCTTTAACATATTTGCATCTTAGTGACTGCGATCTTTTGTCAATCCCCAATGATTTTGGCTGCTTGTCCTCTTTAGCACACTTAAATCTAAGtggaaataattttgtttcCCTTCCTAAAAGTATCTCTCAACTCTCTAAACTTCAAACACTTCTTTTGGAGGGCTGCAGGAGGCTTCAATCATTGGAAAGTGTTCCACCAACTATTGATTCTGTGATTGCAAACAATTGTACCTCACTGGAGAGATTTCTAGAACTGCAATTTCATCTTCTTAcatccaatcactcccatttgaATTTCCAGTGTCTAAACTGCTTCAAATTGGTTGATAATATTCAAAGCATCAGTAACATGATTCAg GGACAAAGTGTTAAACTACCATGCATCTTAGACATTATTATCCCTGGAGGAGAAATCCCGAAAGGGTTTAGCCCTGTAGGTTGGTGTGATAACATACAAGTGCCTAATTGTGAGTATCAATACCTGATGGGAATTACGTTGTGCATTGTTTTTGTGCTCAACCCGTGGCGTCCTTTCTCTAGAGATTTTCAACTTACATGTTTGTTTGAAGTCAATGGATTTGCCATGAGATATCCAGTACGctctttttttaagttaaacTATGCTATGGCTGAATCACCTCACCTTTGGCTGCTCTATTTGCCCCCTCAGTGTGGtgaattttcaattaaaataatttccgATAACATAAAGGTGATGAAAAAAGGGTTTAATTTGGTATACAAGCAGCATGCTCTGTGA